The Candidatus Acidiferrales bacterium genomic sequence CTCCCCCGTCTCCGGATGGTCGTTCAGCCGCGGCGCTCCCCGGTAACGCTCCGCCACCAAGGGGCGGTCCTTGGGATATTGCTCGGTGTAGATGTTCCGAGGATGTTGCGAGCGAAACGTCACCCAGAGACCTTTGAGAAGGTCCAGCAGGAGCATCCGGCGCAGCAGAAGTTTGAAACTCATCCCCTTCGTCCTGACCTGCTTTTATTCTAGGGATTCGCGTGCCCACAAGCAAGTTCGGTCAAAGGGAGGGGCTGCCCAAGTCCTTGCGACTTGGTAGAGCGCGGCAGGCGGCCCGCCGTGGACCGCCTGCCGGCAGAGGTTCAGGCTGAGGGTTGAAACTACGGTTAGGGTTTCGGCAGCTTTTCCTTTTTGGTGGCCGGACGGGCGGCGATAGCCGACTTTTCGGCTGCGGCCTCTGCGGCCACAACTTTCGGCGCCCAGAAATCGGGGTTGACGGCAAGGTATTCTTGCGGGGGAGCGCTTAGCTCCGGCCGAATCCGCCAGACGATGTTTTCGCTGCGTTCCACCACCTCGGCGATGGTCGTCCGGAAGCGATTGGCCTCTTCCGTACCGAAGGCTTTTTCGATGACATTGCCCGGATCGTAGTCGAAATCGCCAAAGGCTCCGGCAGTAGTGACAATCACATAGCTGGGCGCGCCCCCGCTAAGGGTCTGAGAAACCGTAAAGTGGGCCTTAGTGTCGAGCTTCTGGTTGGCCTCGATGACCTTCTTCACCAGATACTCAAAATCAGGCCCGCGCCCGGGGCGGATCGTCAGGTAAGAGGCGCGGGTTAGCCTGGCTCTGGCCAGGTCATTCTGGTCGGCCCTCAGGCTCAGCTCCGGTCGCATCCTCCGGAAATAGATCCGGCTGCTCAGCTCGCACTCGGATGCGGTTTTGAAAATGTTCTCGGCTTCCTGTTTGCCGTAAGCCTTTGTCAAGATTTCCCTGTCATTCGGAAGCTTGTCCAGGTCACCCCAGCTCTTGCGGAAGGAAACAAAAGCAATGGTGTTGTAATCGCCGATCTGTTGTTGAATGGTTATCCAGTTTTCGCCGCCTTCCTTGCGAAAGGCGTCGGCCCACTGCTTCGCCAGCTTTTCGTAGGTGGCTAACTTGTCCGGCTTGATCTTCGCGATGTACACGTGGACATAGCCCGGCGGCGTCGGCGCCTGCGCCAAGACAAGGCCGGCAGCAAGGCACACAAACACAACCAAGCTCGTAAACTTGGCCGTTAACCTCACGGAACACCTCCTCAGGTGCGCTTATTCTCGGAAAGGAATGCCAAGACAATAGCCTGTGGGCGAGACAAAGTCAAACGATCCCGGATTATTTCCGCGGGATAGGATGAAGGGCGGTGGGTTTGCCGCGACAGTCCGGCGGATGTATGCTTTTTGCGCGGAAGGAAGGTTAAAATGGCAAATTCTGGCGCCGGCTGCATCGCTTGCCGGAGGAGAACTCGATGAGGCGAATGTTGCCGCACCTGATGATCCTGGCTCTTTGCCTTGCCTTTCTGCCCACCGCGCCAGCGCAGGCGCCGCCGGCCGACCTGCGCGTCGCCGACCTGCGCGCCAAACTCGGCCGCGAGCTGAATCAGATGGCGGCCGCCTTCGACGGCGTCATGGGCATCACGGTGAAAGACCTGACCAGCGGCGAGACTTTCCTCGTCAACGCCGATACCGTCTTCCCGCAGGCCAGCTCGATCAAGATCCCCGTCCTCCTGGAACTGTTTCGTCAGGCGCAGGCCGGCGCGCTTGGGCTCGACGAACGCGTCGAAGTGAAACGCGCGCAGATGGTGGGCGGCAGCGGCGTCCTGCAACGCTTCGGCGACGGTACTTCGGCCCTTTCGCTGCGCGACCTCGCCGCGGTCATGATCGTGCTCTCCGATAACACTGCCACCAATATCCTCATTGACCGCGTCGGGATGGCCAACGTCAACGAAAACCTCAAGCGGCTCGGGCTCACCCAAACGCGCCTGCAACGCAGGATGCTCGATACGGACGCGCAGCGCGCCAGCCGGGAAAACCTCTCCACGCCGCGCGAGATGGCCACCCTGCTTGAAATGCTGCACCAGGGCAAGGCCCTTGATGGCACGCACACTGCCGCCGCCCTCGAAATCTTGAAATACCCCAAGGAGACGCCGCTGCGCCGCGGCCTGCCCGAAAACGTGGCCCTTGCCAATAAGCCCGGCAGCATTCCCGGCGTGCACTGCGACTCCGGGATT encodes the following:
- a CDS encoding serine hydrolase, which encodes MLPHLMILALCLAFLPTAPAQAPPADLRVADLRAKLGRELNQMAAAFDGVMGITVKDLTSGETFLVNADTVFPQASSIKIPVLLELFRQAQAGALGLDERVEVKRAQMVGGSGVLQRFGDGTSALSLRDLAAVMIVLSDNTATNILIDRVGMANVNENLKRLGLTQTRLQRRMLDTDAQRASRENLSTPREMATLLEMLHQGKALDGTHTAAALEILKYPKETPLRRGLPENVALANKPGSIPGVHCDSGIVLLTGRPYVISVMTTYAKDSDASGRAISDVSRRVFDYFERLARSNDYGARLP